The Pungitius pungitius chromosome 4, fPunPun2.1, whole genome shotgun sequence nucleotide sequence TGTGTGATAAGTGATTTTCTTTAGGAGGATTCTGGATATTAAAGAAAtatcttcatttattcattaatcaGTAACGTATATACTGATATTTCCCATCATAGCACTTTCACAGGTTCCCTTTCATCCTGTCAGAGCTACTACACTTTTCGTAATGGGTTATCCATTTTTGGAGCAGATGCCAAAAACGGCTTAAAAGGTTAACCGTGATGAACCGGAGGTAACAGGAGCTTCAAAGATCTGACCCACTATGTGTCCCTCAGAGCTGGTGCTGAGCGTTGAGGAGCTGAAGAACCTGCACGAGTTTGAGGAGCAGTGTgtggaggagtacttcagggAGAAGGACGACGAGAAGCAGTCTTCTAACAACGAGAGGATCCGAGTGACGTCTGAGAGGTTGGCAGGACTCACCACTTTGTGTTTGAGACTTGCAGTTGTCTTTGTGAACTCATGTTCATGCAATACGCCACGAGGAGATGCTATTTACAGGGATTTTATACCAGTTGAGGTAAGTGAGGCCTGACCAAGGACATGAAATGATATGAAAAGTCATTCAAAAAAATTGTTTAATGCTTCGCAAAAATTGGAAAAGAATAGGTAATTTTATCATGAAAAAGCCACAATGTAGCATTTGAAAGAATACATCATAAAAATGTCATAGAACCCTTGAGACGTGTTAAGTTAAGTGATTTTCTGGTTAACGGTAATgatcttctccacctcctcaggGTGGAGAACATGTTCATGCGTCTGGAGGAGGTGAACGAGAGGGAGCACTCCATGAAGGCCTCCCTGCAGACGGTGGACCTCCGCCTTGCCCAGATGGAGGAGTTCTCCAGCCGCATGATGAACGCCCTGGAGAAGCTGGCGGGCGTTGACCGGGCCCAGCTGGTCCGCCAGCACTCCAGGACCTCGTCGGTCTGCGAGCCggctcagctgctgctgagacACGGCAGCATGAACAGCGGCGACGGGTACAGTCTGTACCGATACCAGCTGGACCATGAGGACCGCATCTCCGTGTCCGGAGAGGGCGAGGGAACCGACAAGAAGGACCAGCTGAGTCCAGAGAGAAGCCACACCACAGGTATCATAACAAGGGGGTACCTCTACTCCTCTCTTGATAtattccctcagtaaagattgtaaacatgagtttagtTTCAGGTCTTCCTGATGGTCATTTAGTGAGTGATGGtctatttagagtcaaacagaccatgaagcaggggatattttagggcggggcctaatgctgattgacaggtctctataGAGACGTCTCTGCGTCATTTAATGTTCAGTCAGAAAAAGGTTTTCTGGCCACTAGGCTGCACTCTAAGGTATTAAGTGGCATATTGTTTCTTTACATAAGGTCCTTCTGAAGAGTTACTAATGGACCCTAATGACTCCACATGACCAAGTTCCACAATCAGTGTGAATCGCTGCTGGAACGTCTACATAAGTCCCCCGAAGCTTCTACTCAGTGGACTGActcgtctctctctccatcttctgcAAACACTTGGTGTGTCCTCATGAAACTTCTATCTGCAGGATGAAGCGTTCTCAAAGGATTCTCGTCAATAAAATTGAAATTGTGCGCTTTGGAGgaacaataataaatgaaatgtagatAAATGAAGATGCACCACATGTGTTTGACGTGTCAAACGATGAGTGAGTGaaccaggaagtgatgtcacaaaGTGCTGACGTAGACACCATCAGGACTGACACTGACCTTTGTTCCTTGTTCACAGCTGAGGTGAAGGAGTTTGGCTCGACTCTGGAGGTTACAGGTCTGAAGGAAAGGACGCAGTCTCTGTCCAACGTTGACATCCTAATTGTTCCCTGCGACCCTGACCTCCGATCCCCCGACCCGGAGCCAGCGCCGGCCCTGTCCGACGTGACGGACGCTGAGGGGGAGAAACCCAGGCTGGAGGCGGCAGTGTCCTTTCCTTCAGAGAGGTCAAAGGCCCCCCAGTATTTGTCCCATCCGACCCTCGGCGGCGTAACCTCCTCCGATTGGATGTCCAGCAGCAACATGGCTGTCTGCAGCGCCGGTTCGACCGGTTTGAGCCCCCCGGGATCACGGCGGGCGTCCGCATCTCTTAGCATGCCTCAGCGTCCCTCCCCCCGAGTCATGGCGGAGGGGAACGAGGTCAACGAAACCAATCAGAAAACGGAGGAAATATCAACGCCACCTTCAGGCGGGGATCACGGGGTCGAGACGATGGACCGTAACCACGGtaatggaggaggaaggagtgttgaggaggaggagttgctGATGGTGGAGGACAGGATGTACCCGACGCTGCGCTCCAAGAGTCTGAACACCAACCCGAGGAAGACAAGAACAAAGAAGGAGACCGGGGAGACGCCTCTCTCAGCCAGCAGCGTCACAGACCTCAGCGGGGGGGTCACGGATCAGAACCAGGTCCAGAGACTCTGAGAGTTGATTCAAAAGGAATGAGGTGACGCCGAGCTGTAGAGAAACGCTAAAAACACCATCTCAGGGCTCTTCATGACCTCACAAACAATATGATaatattattgttatcattTACTGCTTGTTATGAAACATCTTGTGAGAGAACATAAACAAGCTGATCACTTGTAGTCATTTTACAATCAATGTTAGAAGATTAATAAACAACATTCTGCAGAATAATGTTCTGTTCTTGTAATGTTCCGAGACTTTCTTGTAAAATATGCAGCTATAGAGTCATAtttagctcctcctcctcatcccgaCTCGCCAAACGTGCAACCGgatcacactaagtcaagctgcGCCTTGTGTTCTACTGTTGTGTAATAGCCCTTTGGTGCCTGCCGCtcaaatgttgtgttgtttactCTGTAGCTGCCATGACAACAAGGAGCCgaatctacacacacatacacattccaACACACCTGAGCTCGTTTCCATAACGTCCAGGGATTTAATGTTGAGCCTTGTGGGGACTGTCCCCAGGCAAGGAGGTGGGCCATAGGGTCGTCAGAGGGTTTACCTGAGGCCCTTAGTGCCAGGGGCCTCCTTGTGGACGGCGTGCTTCTCCTTCCTGAGGCACCCATGTTGTAATTATGATTGGTTGGTTTCTATACTATTAAACATTGCACACACACCTTGACGTTACACGTTATATTGTTAGTTTAAGTTGCCCTCGCTTTAAtctaataaatgcttaaatgtATTTGGTGGCGTGCGTCTCCCTCCTTTGTAAGGACACTAGTTTGTGAGAACTGTCCTTTatatcttaataataataattatttaatatagTCACCTTTCAAATTTTaggttttctgtaaaaaaaaattgtttcttccctttctctttcttttgttggttctttcattttttttctactgtaTTTGTTGGACTCAACAGAATAAATAGtataaaaagttgaaaaatgtaatgaggtcataatgtttttctttctgagcTGTGAGAAGATAAAGCCACCATCTGTGGtccatattcctttttttactttttcatcatgaagacattttcacgagattttaaaaaatattccTGAAAATGTTTTACAGACTTCAAGAGACAAAATGTATTTAgcctttattatttaacaaagtaACTTCTACTGAAGCTACGGTCCAGTTTCTGCTCCCCCCGTCAAATCCAGAcatcaacaataaaaacaatcagATTGCAGAACAAGAAGatgcagaatgtttttttaaaaagcaataacaTGCAGGTCTGAGAATGAAAGGAAATCCCAATGTCGGCGCTCACAgaatgtcttgttgtcatggCAATTGTAAGACAAAGTACAGACaataagaggaagaaaaacattgcAATCAAATTGTTGTTCCATTCAGACCGGATTGAAATCTGGCTCAAAATAATATTAACTGACAGACATTTAGCAGTACAACGCCAAAGGTCACGAGAGGGAGAGTTAGATGTCCTTCTCTTGAATAAACTTTCATAAAGACAAAAGAATCATTGCGTCTTTAAAGGTGCAGCGTAAAATAAAGTTTGACCTGCTGGGCAGCGATTTACTACTTTCTAACACCTGTTTTCTCATATTTAAGCATGTATGTTTCTGTTAGCACATTAGCAAGTTAGCCACAGCAGGTTCATCTGTTTTCACAATGAGCCAATGAAATAAGCAGAATCTGGTCTGAAAGGAGCTAACAGACTCATGAAGAACCGCCCTGGTCCAATACACCAGACTGTTGATCCAGCGGGTTAATTGAGTCTGAAGTTCTGATGTGTCAagttccaacacacacacacatgcacgaggTGTCAAAGTTCAAGGTCCGGTCCAGCCTAAGTGCTGTGGAGGAGCACTACTTCCCGTTATTTCTCGGTCTTCATCTTGCCGTCGTATGTCCCGGCGTTCTTGTAAGCTCCCACGTAGCCTGTCTTCTCCACGATCTCCTCGCGGCCCTCGCGACCTTTGCCCTTGCCACTGTCGTCGAAGCGCTCCTTGTGCGACCCGGTATAACGGGAGGCGTCGGTCAGGCGGTCTACTGCCTTCGCCTTTGCCATTTTCTGATGGAAACAAATGAGGCTAAAGTCAGAGCTCCATCAAACAGACTTGTTGAGACAATCGTTCATCCTGTCCGATCATGTTTGAAGCTCTTCAAGGGAGACTGGATCTCAGCTTTTACACTGGAACGTCCTGGTACGTTTCTATGCAGATGACACACAGCTATAGCTACACCTTCTCATACAATTAAATATAATGACAAGATgtaatatatatgcatatatatactgATATACGAGAGTGATCTCGTGGCAATCTTCTCCGGGTGTGTCTCCTTCAATGGAACAGGAGAATCTTGCATCTCAATCAGTTGTCCTTTTGGCTTTGTTGGCGTTAGTTAATGAAAACACATACGGTCATGATTTTTTCATCAAAAGAGACAAGATACAATATTACAAGACAAAGAAACTACAGTTAAAAGACATGATAAGAGACATGGCATCGCACCGTTACTCCCACGTTGGTGGGCTCTCTGCCTTCCACAAGCTTGTAGATGGACTCCAGCGCCTCCTCCTTactttgacctttgaacctCTTCGGGGCCAAATCCTCCAAAGCTCTCTGGAACTCCTCATAGGTCACGACACGAGACGTCTTCTGTCTATGGAATGATCAGagtttgggttttatttcaATGGGTTAGGGGTTTTCGCTAAGGTAAGCAGATGCAGCTGGATACTCGACTCTGGACTCACTTGACTTTGGAGAAAACGATGTCCACGTCAGTGGCAGTGACGTTCTTCCCGTCGATTATTTTGCAGTCTTTGCAGAGTTTGGCCCAGTTCTTCCCGTTCAGCTCCTTCCCCGTGGCTTTCGTGTCTCCGTGGATGGCGAACTTCTTGAAAGACATCAGGAGCTGCTCCATGTCCGCGCTCTCTGCCATGATGGCAAAATCAAATCTGCAGGACTTTAAAATGAAACCAGTTAAAGAGCCCAACAAGCAAAGAGAAGACATTCCTTCATATCTGGTGGCGAAGAAGAGAAATTAAGCTTGCACCTCCATGGGGATTGGAGACAGATCTATGAACACCGTATAGTCCTAAAACACCCGAAACAGTCATCTTCAGCACCATGCTgacacacaaattcacaacgAGAAAACAGTAGCACCAAGAgcctcaaaacaacaacaggaagcacaaaaccaacacaaaaccaacacaaagagAATCAAGCTAgcagaaaacaactacaaaacaCTGATTAATATTTGTGACTGTACGTAACATTTCAAACCGTCATCTGTGCAGCAGCTACAGGtttggtgtgcgtgtgcgagtgtgtgtgtgtgtgtgcgagtgtgtgtgtgtctgtgtgtgtgtgccttggGTGTGAGACATGACCTCACCCTGGGTTCTCAGTCTTGTGTGATTACACACACGTTGATGCAATCCCTAACAgtggttgtcatggtaacggAGTCCTGGGCATTTACTGTATTTCTCCATTAAGCTGTTTGAGTGATGTTCATGTGACCGACCAAGAGCGGAGCCAATCAGAGACAACCTGGGGAATGGCCGGGGGGGACTTAAGTGGGTATTGTAATTACTATTTACTATATTTCATTATCTGCACTACGAGTGCAGTACAGAACAACTAAAGCAGAGACAACTTTTGATTTACTCGTTTCACTAATCACTAATCTCTCATTTTAATTGAGTTTAACTGcaattcttctttctttccgctaaaagaagtttaaaacacagagactcctacctgtgtgtctctcagGACCCGTTTCTCCTCTCAGGACCCGTTTCTCCTCTCAGGACCCGTCTCTCCTCTCAGGACCCGTTTCTCCTCTCAGGACCCGTTTCTCCTCTCAGGACCCGTCTCTCCTCTCAGGACCCGTTTCTCCTCTCAGGACCCGTCTCTCCTCTCAGGACCCGTTTCTCCTCTCAGGACCCGTCTCTCCTCTCAGGACCCGTTTCTCCTCTCAGGACCCGTCTCTCCTCTCAGGACCCGTCTCTCCTTTCAGCTCTTCTGGCCCTCAGCAGCGGTTGCTTGGGTTGAAATGAGCTCTGTAGCGCCGAGGAATTGTTGTCGTCTGTTTACACTGTTGCCACGGCGACGCCTCCTCCCACAATGGGGGAGGGCAATAAAAAACAAGGAAGGGAGAACAGcagtggagggggggaaggCTGTCGGTCATCCTGCAGGTCCCAGagctggaggtcagaggtccaTGGGAACGTTTCAAAGAGgtttgcacacaaacaaatcactataataataattatgaacagaaatacaACATAAGGAAAAGACTCCCACCAAGgacatgactgttaactttgcccCCTCTGACTGttggaacctcggtgtgacacctGACCCCCAACATCACAGCATCAACaggatcctgtaggtccacgctctacaacatcaggagaacacgaccccttctcactcagaaggaggcgcaggtactgatccaggctcttgtcatctcctggactattgtaactgtctcctggcgggtctccctgctccattccacctctgcagctcatccagaatgcagcagctccactggtcttcaaccttaagttctcccacactactccactcctcctctcttcactggttaccagtggctgcctcatccagttcaaagcactggttctcacgtagcatgctgtgaatggatggggtccagtctccatccaggacctggtgaaaccctccatcccaacatcaagctgcttgttcctcactgagagctaaacactggactagatctccactctttgctgtcctgctgctagaTAGTGGAAGGAggtctgtgatgacatcaggaccacagagagccttcacatcttcacactaaagactaacacactgtagaccttaaactggacttatgaTGGATCTGATCTAGAACAAGTTTTAAAACGgatttataaaacaaaacaaccacacaaccacaaaatttcctgcaaaaacaaaaatatgcaacatcaaagagacacagaaccaccacaaagagacacatggaCCGACTAACGCTGTCAGACCGGTTCCCCTGAGGAACACTGGGGTTTGTTGACACTTTCTTGTTGggaggagacaggaagttctTCAACGTTGGAGTCAGCAAAAGCAAAAGTTTCTCTAGCTGTGTTTTTTACTGTCTCTGTACTTTTGTGTCTACTTTACTTTGCAACAGTACTTTACttttgtcacagtttgggtttacttcctcttttattttgtagttttcatgcctcttgtgttcctgggtcaacttcacttcctgccttgtcctgtcttcctgtgattgtctgcagtgtccatgagtgtttccacctgtgtccactcccctgtgtatttaagcctgtgTCGGTGTCTCAGCATGTGGCAGCCTGTCGGTCCTGGTCCCTCGTCTGTGGTTGTTAATTTGAAGTGGACATTTAAAGTCTTGTTTGTTGAGAAGTCTGCGTTCCTTCCTCGGTCTACACCGTCCATAACAACTTTGTCTCTTTCGTCGGTTCATTCCtgagtttttttctgtttatttgctgTGCTTCTATTCTACATTTgttccatgtttctttcataGGTTTCTTTTCAACTTGTCGGTCTGTGTTCCAGTCCCTCGTGGATGCTGCACAAGCAGCACTTACTACAACCAACCATGTGTTTTCAAAGCGATAATTGGGGGCGTGTCTCTAGGAAGATCTTTTTTGTCTCATTCATTTGGATCATCTGTTTTTTTGCCTTAATACACAGAAGGAGTTGACTTCATGTTGGGTTATATCAGCAGgaagatgctgtgtgtgtggagtcacATGTTGTTCTGGGTGGGAGTGTTTCCAGAGACGTGGTGAGTCACATGGCCTCTGTCCcatttttattgaattataTTTTCTGCATATGAGGTTGAGAATTCATTGACTGTTGAACAGAtgtgggacaggaagtgatgtcatgtcttTGACAGGTGAAACGTCAGTTAGTCTCCGTCCAGCCAGGAATCAGGAGCATTTATTGCCAAATTTGTTAGACAAATAAAACAGAAGGTCTAGAGCACAGTGTGGAGGATTACATCCAAGGTCGCTTCTGACGGACGAGAGGCTGCTTGTGTCGATTAGTtttgcacaaccccccccccccccccccccccccgctttcagAAGAAGAACTCATTGagctcgtctgccaggcggaggtcattcatggagtgggggggtttcggcttgtagtttgaggtgtttaaagcctctccaaaccgaagc carries:
- the tppp3 gene encoding tubulin polymerization-promoting protein family member 3 isoform X2 — protein: MAESADMEQLLMSFKKFAIHGDTKATGKELNGKNWAKLCKDCKIIDGKNVTATDVDIVFSKVKQKTSRVVTYEEFQRALEDLAPKRFKGQSKEEALESIYKLVEGREPTNVGVTKMAKAKAVDRLTDASRYTGSHKERFDDSGKGKGREGREEIVEKTGYVGAYKNAGTYDGKMKTEK
- the tppp3 gene encoding tubulin polymerization-promoting protein family member 3 isoform X1; translation: MESCRFDFAIMAESADMEQLLMSFKKFAIHGDTKATGKELNGKNWAKLCKDCKIIDGKNVTATDVDIVFSKVKQKTSRVVTYEEFQRALEDLAPKRFKGQSKEEALESIYKLVEGREPTNVGVTKMAKAKAVDRLTDASRYTGSHKERFDDSGKGKGREGREEIVEKTGYVGAYKNAGTYDGKMKTEK